A genomic region of Oenanthe melanoleuca isolate GR-GAL-2019-014 chromosome 25, OMel1.0, whole genome shotgun sequence contains the following coding sequences:
- the CLK2 gene encoding dual specificity protein kinase CLK2 isoform X3, whose protein sequence is MDHRRGGARVALKIIKNVEKYKEAARLEINVLEKINEKDPENTNLCVRMFDWFDYHGHMCISFELLGLSTFDFLKDNNYLPYPIHQVRHMAFQVCQAVKFLHDNKLTHTDLKPENILFVNSDYELSYNLEKKRDERSVKSTAIRVVDFGSATFDHEHHSTIVSTRHYRAPEVILELGWSQPCDVWSIGCIIFEYYVGFTLFQTHDNREHLAMMERILGPIPSRMVRKTRKQKYFYHGRLDWDENTSAGRYVRENCKPLRRYLSSEAEDHHRLFDLIESMLEYEPSKRVTLAEALKHPFFDMLGMEPSTKMWDSSRDISR, encoded by the exons ATGGATCACCGGAG GGGTGGTGCACGTGTTGCTCTGAAAATCATTAAAAACGTAGAGAAATACAAAGAGGCTGCTCGACTGGAAATCAACGTGCTGGAGAAAATCAACGAGAAGGATCCTGAGAACACAAA TCTCTGTGTCAGGATGTTTGACTGGTTTGACTACCACGGCCACATGTGCATCTCCTTtgagctgctggggctcagcacctTCGATTTCCTGAAGGATAACAACTACCTGCCTTACCCCATCCACCAAGTACGGCACATGGCCTTCCAGGTGTGCCAGGCTGTGAAAT TTCTGCACGACAATAAACTCACCCACACTGACCTCAAGCCAGAGAACATCCTCTTCGTGAACTCTGACTACGAGCTCTCCTACAACCTGGAAAAG AAGCGGGACGAGCGCAGCGTGAAGAGCACGGCCATCAGGGTGGTGGATTTTGGCAGTGCCACGTTTGACCACGAGCATCACAGCACCATTGTCTCCACCAGGCACTACAGGGCCCCTGAAGTCATCCTGG AGCTtggctggagccagccctgcgATGTGTGGAGTATTGGCTGCATCATCTTTGAGTATTATGTGGGTTTCACCCTTTTCCAG ACACATGACAACCGGGAGCACCTGGCCATGATGGAGAGGATCCTGGGGCCAATTCCCTCTCGGATGGTCAGGAAGACAAG gaaacagaaatatttctaccACGGCCGCCTGGACTGGGACGAGAACACCTCAGCTGGACGCTACGTCCGGGAGAACTGCAAACCACTGCGG CGATACCTGAGCTCGGAGGCCGAGGACCATCACCGCCTGTTCGACCTCATCGAGAGCATGCTGGAGTACGAGCCCTCCAAGCGGGTCACCCTGGCTGAGGCCCTCAAGCACCCCTTCTTTGACATGCTAGGCATGGAGCCCAGCACCAAAATGTGGGACTCGAGCCGGGACATCAGCCGGTGA